In the genome of Nocardia sp. NBC_00416, one region contains:
- a CDS encoding epoxide hydrolase family protein codes for MPTLDRLDPAFTPDPIDVQAFESHATDADLDDLRTRLAAARLPEAETVYRAAPDPRRWEQGVPLADLVDVVNYWRTGYDWRSFEERLNRIGQFRTTIDDLGIHFLHRRSAHPEATPLILTHGWPGSIAEFIDVVDELTDPKDADAPAFHVVAPSLPGFGYSDKPATTGWGTEKIAAAWVELMGRLGYRKFAAHGGDWGGNITTVLGGRFPAHVLGIHSTFAEAPPGLTTDGLTTAERTWTEETRDFWRHRAAYAKQQATRPQTIGYSLVDSPVGLLAWILDKFAEWTDTEDSPFETVSIDSILDNVTLYWLTRTGASAARIYYESHNSLDPELRVDVPSAISMYPRDIEKCPRPWAQERYRQIVRWSSPETGGHFPSLEVPEYFVKDLQEGLAAVLAAHR; via the coding sequence ATGCCCACACTCGACCGCCTCGATCCGGCTTTCACGCCCGACCCCATCGACGTGCAAGCATTCGAATCCCACGCAACCGACGCCGACCTCGACGATCTGCGCACGCGATTGGCCGCGGCACGGTTACCGGAAGCCGAGACCGTCTATCGCGCCGCGCCCGACCCTCGCCGGTGGGAACAGGGCGTTCCGCTCGCCGACCTCGTCGATGTCGTGAACTACTGGCGCACCGGGTACGACTGGCGATCGTTCGAAGAGCGCCTCAACCGCATCGGCCAGTTCCGCACGACCATCGACGATCTGGGAATCCACTTCCTGCACCGCCGATCCGCGCACCCAGAGGCCACTCCGCTGATCCTCACGCACGGGTGGCCGGGCAGCATTGCCGAGTTCATCGATGTCGTAGACGAGCTGACAGATCCGAAAGATGCGGACGCGCCGGCGTTCCACGTCGTGGCCCCGTCGCTACCAGGCTTCGGTTACAGCGACAAGCCGGCCACTACCGGGTGGGGAACCGAGAAGATCGCCGCCGCATGGGTGGAACTGATGGGCAGGCTCGGCTACCGCAAGTTCGCAGCCCACGGCGGCGACTGGGGCGGAAATATCACCACGGTTCTCGGCGGCCGGTTCCCGGCGCACGTTCTCGGCATCCACTCGACGTTCGCGGAGGCGCCGCCCGGGCTGACAACGGACGGGCTGACAACAGCCGAGCGCACATGGACCGAGGAAACCCGCGATTTCTGGCGCCACCGCGCGGCGTACGCGAAGCAGCAGGCGACCCGACCGCAGACCATCGGCTACTCGCTCGTCGACTCACCGGTCGGGCTTCTCGCCTGGATCCTGGACAAGTTCGCCGAGTGGACAGATACCGAAGACAGCCCGTTCGAGACGGTCTCCATAGACAGCATTCTCGACAACGTCACCCTGTACTGGTTGACGCGGACCGGCGCCTCGGCGGCCCGCATCTACTACGAAAGCCACAACTCGCTGGACCCCGAACTTCGGGTCGACGTCCCGTCGGCAATCAGTATGTATCCCCGCGACATCGAGAAGTGTCCGCGTCCCTGGGCGCAGGAGCGGTACCGGCAGATCGTCCGATGGAGTTCGCCCGAGACCGGCGGACATTTCCCGTCGCTGGAGGTGCCCGAGTATTTCGTCAAGGACCTGCAAGAAGGCCTCGCGGCAGTGCTGGCCGCTCATCGGTGA
- a CDS encoding excinuclease ABC subunit UvrA: protein MSTAAKTGTRASAQHAADTHDLIRVQGARVNNLKDVSVEIPKRRLTVFTGVSGSGKSSLVFATIAAESQRMINETYSAFVQGFMPTLSRPDVDLLEGLTTAIIVDQERMGSNPRSTVGTATDANAMLRILFSRLGTPHIGSPNAYSFNMPSVTASGAITVQRGAKTVSEKATFSRLGGMCPRCEGMGSVTDFDLTALYDDSLSLNAGALTIPGYSMDGWYGRIFRGCGFFDPDKPISKYTKKQLHDLLYKEPTKIKIEGINLTYEGIIPKIQKSFLAKDIDALQPHIRAFVDRAVTFTTCPDCEGTRLTTEALSSKIAGKNIADLCSMQISDLADWVRDLDEPSVGPLINGLQHLLDSFTEIGLGYLSLERPSGTLSGGEAQRTKMIRHLGSSLTDITYVFDEPTIGLHPHDIQRMNDLLRQLRDKGNTVLVVEHKPEAIEIADHIIDLGPRAGSEGGEIVYQGTVDGLRASDTLTGRHLDDRASLKKTVRTPSGALEIRGADTHNLRNIDVDIPLGALVVVTGVAGSGKSSLITGSASGRDGVVTIDQGAIRGSRRSNPATYTGLLDPIRKAFAKANGVKPALFSSNSEGACPTCNGAGVIYTDLGVMATVETTCEECDGRRFQAAVLEYTLGGRNIAEVLEMSVAEAEEFFGSGEARIPAAHKILDRLTDVGLGYLRLGQQLTTLSGGERQRIKLATQMAEKGGIYILDEPTTGLHLADVEQLLGLLDRLVDTGKSVIVIEHHQAVMAHADWIIDLGPGAGHDGGRIVFEGTPADLVAARATLTGEHLAKYIGA, encoded by the coding sequence ATGAGCACTGCCGCGAAGACAGGTACACGGGCGTCCGCACAACACGCCGCCGACACCCACGATCTGATCCGTGTGCAGGGCGCCCGCGTGAACAACCTCAAAGACGTCAGCGTGGAAATCCCGAAACGACGACTCACCGTCTTCACCGGCGTCTCCGGCTCCGGTAAGAGCTCCCTGGTGTTCGCCACCATCGCCGCCGAATCCCAGCGGATGATCAACGAAACCTACAGCGCCTTCGTGCAGGGCTTCATGCCCACGCTGTCCAGGCCCGACGTCGACCTGCTCGAAGGCCTCACCACCGCCATCATCGTCGACCAGGAACGCATGGGCTCCAACCCGCGCTCCACCGTCGGCACCGCCACCGACGCCAACGCCATGCTGCGCATCCTGTTCAGCAGGCTCGGCACACCCCACATCGGCTCACCCAACGCCTACTCGTTCAACATGCCCTCGGTGACCGCCAGCGGAGCCATCACCGTGCAACGCGGCGCGAAAACAGTGTCCGAGAAAGCCACCTTCAGCCGCCTCGGCGGTATGTGCCCGCGCTGCGAAGGGATGGGCTCGGTCACCGACTTCGACCTCACCGCCCTCTACGACGACAGCCTCTCACTCAACGCGGGCGCCCTCACCATCCCCGGCTACAGCATGGACGGCTGGTACGGCCGCATCTTCCGCGGCTGCGGCTTCTTCGACCCCGATAAGCCGATCAGCAAATACACCAAGAAACAACTCCACGACCTGCTGTACAAAGAGCCGACCAAGATAAAAATCGAAGGGATCAACCTCACCTACGAGGGAATCATCCCCAAAATCCAGAAATCGTTCCTGGCCAAGGACATCGACGCCCTGCAACCCCATATCCGCGCCTTCGTCGACCGAGCCGTCACCTTCACCACCTGCCCCGACTGCGAAGGCACCCGACTCACCACAGAAGCACTCTCCTCCAAGATCGCCGGCAAGAACATCGCCGACCTCTGCTCCATGCAGATCAGCGACCTCGCCGACTGGGTCCGCGACCTCGACGAACCCTCGGTCGGCCCCCTGATCAACGGCCTGCAGCACCTACTCGACTCGTTCACCGAGATCGGCCTGGGCTACCTGTCCCTGGAACGCCCCTCCGGCACGCTGTCCGGGGGAGAAGCACAACGCACCAAGATGATCCGCCACCTCGGATCCTCCCTCACCGACATCACCTACGTCTTCGACGAACCCACCATCGGCCTGCACCCGCACGATATCCAGCGCATGAACGACCTGCTGCGCCAACTACGCGACAAAGGCAACACCGTACTCGTCGTCGAACACAAACCCGAAGCCATCGAAATCGCCGACCACATCATCGACCTCGGCCCCCGCGCCGGCAGCGAAGGCGGCGAGATCGTCTACCAAGGCACCGTCGACGGACTCCGCGCCAGCGACACCCTCACCGGCCGGCACCTCGACGACCGCGCATCCCTGAAGAAAACCGTACGCACACCGTCCGGCGCACTCGAAATACGCGGCGCCGACACCCACAACCTGCGCAACATCGACGTCGACATCCCACTCGGCGCCCTCGTCGTCGTCACCGGCGTCGCAGGATCGGGCAAGAGCTCACTCATCACCGGATCGGCATCGGGACGAGACGGCGTCGTCACGATCGACCAGGGCGCCATCCGCGGCTCACGACGCAGCAACCCCGCCACCTACACCGGCCTGCTCGACCCCATCCGCAAAGCCTTCGCCAAAGCCAACGGCGTCAAACCCGCCCTGTTCAGCTCCAACTCCGAAGGCGCCTGCCCCACCTGCAACGGCGCCGGCGTCATCTACACCGACCTCGGCGTCATGGCCACCGTCGAAACCACCTGCGAAGAATGCGACGGACGGCGGTTCCAAGCCGCCGTGCTGGAATACACCCTGGGCGGACGCAATATCGCCGAAGTACTCGAAATGTCGGTCGCCGAAGCAGAAGAATTCTTCGGCTCCGGGGAAGCCCGTATCCCGGCCGCCCACAAGATCCTCGACCGGCTCACCGACGTCGGACTCGGCTACCTGCGACTCGGCCAGCAACTCACCACCCTCTCCGGCGGCGAACGGCAACGCATCAAACTCGCCACCCAGATGGCCGAAAAAGGCGGAATCTACATCCTCGACGAACCCACCACCGGCCTGCACCTCGCCGACGTCGAACAACTACTCGGACTGCTCGACCGGCTCGTCGACACCGGAAAATCCGTGATCGTCATCGAACACCACCAAGCGGTGATGGCCCACGCCGACTGGATCATCGACCTCGGTCCCGGAGCCGGCCACGACGGCGGCCGGATCGTCTTCGAAGGCACACCCGCCGACCTGGTCGCCGCCCGCGCCACCCTCACCGGAGAACACCTCGCGAAATACATCGGAGCCTGA
- a CDS encoding MFS transporter, whose translation MNKPDSAVAEQSEPAGSIPTGTASHGRGWVLAVVCIGTMMTFVNVSSTVGALATIQADLHSSSSAIVWISSMYSLVVASFVLGSGTLGDLIGRRLVFAGGATVFALGSALAFAAHSASVVIVAQAIMGIGGAMVLPTGLAIVSHTFTDARKRTEAISVWAGTSGLGLAVGPMVAGTLLNHFSWHSVYLINVILGALALVGALVFITESRQPDRRTDPIGMALGTLSVASLTYAVIEGGSLGYTSGRIIAAYLVLAVSFAAFIWYEARHPDPMLDVTLFRSASFSAVMAAATIAMFGFTGTALATALYLQHVQETTPLGAGVRLLVMFLPFIVVSAIAGRIVDRVGFKTMLTVGLLVMGAGIFALLATPPEPGFLRVWPGLLLAGIGSGFLVAPSTAAAVISVPIQQAGMASAAVNMFRQVGNVLGASILGTILTTRFAVDLADNLHRQQLPDHIVDAVVDAASAGDGGSTPLPAALAERVTPALHQAFTSADHLALATAATVLVLTAIPVAVFVRQKPGHL comes from the coding sequence ATGAACAAACCAGACTCGGCCGTGGCCGAACAGTCCGAGCCCGCGGGCAGTATCCCTACCGGCACCGCATCCCACGGTCGGGGTTGGGTGCTGGCCGTCGTCTGCATCGGCACCATGATGACATTCGTCAACGTGTCATCGACCGTCGGCGCCCTCGCCACCATTCAAGCCGACCTGCATTCCAGCTCCAGTGCCATTGTCTGGATCAGCAGCATGTACAGCCTGGTCGTCGCCAGTTTCGTGCTGGGCTCCGGCACCCTCGGCGATCTCATCGGCCGGCGCCTCGTCTTCGCCGGCGGCGCCACCGTGTTCGCGCTCGGCAGCGCCCTCGCCTTCGCCGCCCACAGCGCCTCGGTGGTGATCGTCGCGCAGGCCATCATGGGTATCGGCGGTGCGATGGTATTGCCCACCGGCCTGGCCATTGTCAGCCACACCTTCACCGACGCCCGCAAACGCACCGAGGCGATCAGTGTCTGGGCGGGCACCTCCGGACTCGGCCTGGCGGTAGGCCCGATGGTCGCGGGCACTCTGCTGAACCACTTCTCATGGCATTCGGTCTATCTGATCAATGTCATCCTGGGCGCCCTCGCCCTCGTCGGCGCCCTCGTATTCATCACCGAAAGCCGCCAGCCGGATCGTAGAACCGACCCGATCGGCATGGCACTGGGGACACTTTCCGTCGCCTCGTTGACCTATGCGGTGATCGAAGGCGGCTCGCTCGGTTACACCTCCGGTCGCATCATCGCCGCCTACCTCGTGCTCGCCGTCTCATTCGCGGCCTTCATCTGGTACGAAGCGCGCCACCCCGACCCGATGCTCGACGTCACCCTGTTCCGCTCAGCGTCCTTCAGTGCGGTGATGGCCGCGGCCACTATCGCCATGTTCGGGTTCACCGGTACCGCCCTGGCTACTGCGCTGTATCTCCAGCACGTGCAGGAGACGACACCACTGGGTGCGGGTGTGCGCCTGCTGGTGATGTTCCTGCCGTTCATAGTCGTCAGCGCCATCGCCGGGCGCATCGTGGACCGCGTCGGATTCAAGACCATGCTCACCGTCGGCCTGCTCGTCATGGGCGCCGGAATCTTCGCGCTGCTGGCAACACCGCCGGAGCCCGGTTTCCTGCGGGTGTGGCCGGGCCTGCTGCTCGCCGGCATCGGCAGCGGCTTCCTCGTCGCCCCGTCCACCGCGGCCGCGGTAATCAGCGTGCCGATTCAACAAGCCGGAATGGCCAGCGCCGCGGTCAATATGTTCCGGCAGGTCGGGAACGTCTTGGGTGCCAGCATTCTCGGCACCATCCTCACCACCCGGTTCGCCGTCGACCTTGCCGACAACCTGCACCGGCAGCAGCTACCGGACCACATCGTCGATGCCGTGGTGGATGCCGCCAGCGCCGGCGACGGCGGCAGCACGCCACTGCCGGCCGCGCTGGCCGAGCGGGTAACCCCCGCCCTGCACCAAGCATTCACCAGCGCCGATCATCTCGCCCTGGCCACCGCCGCGACCGTTCTGGTCCTCACCGCGATCCCGGTCGCCGTCTTCGTCCGGCAGAAACCGGGACACCTGTAA
- a CDS encoding serine hydrolase: MRRRRLVVLGIAAVTAAGLVSGCGDREPTPVPGAATSSTAAAPHPDQAAGVAIPRGRVEHILGTLEYRADELMRTTNIPGMAVAVVYDGEVVFQKGFGVRDVDGKQSVDPETVFQLASLSKPVAATVVARQVEAGVVGWDTPVREPEPSFGLSDPYVSDHVTVGDLFAHRSGLPEHAGDKLEDLGFDRNQILGRLRMLPLAPFRDSYGYTNFGLTAAAIAVADAAKQRWSALSEESIYRPLGMNSTSSRYADFLAVGDRAAGHVLVDGQYRRADPGRQPDAQSPAGGVSSSVSDMARWMTMVLADGSYDGKQLVAPDALLPAVSPQAVSSPPSAPDARTGDYGFGFNVGTSAAGRVVLSHSGAFDQGAATAVTMIPSADVGIVTLTNAAPIGVPETLNAEFADLVQFGEVRQDWWDLYSDAFEQLNAPVGELVGAAPPPAPAPAGPLEGYAGSYGNDYFGPATVSVEGDALLLTMGPRNVPMPLRHRDGDTFVFSPVGESANPGSISQARFDGDRLWLEFYDSEGFGTFVR, from the coding sequence ATGCGCAGACGTCGGCTGGTAGTGCTCGGTATTGCGGCGGTGACGGCCGCGGGTCTGGTGTCGGGATGCGGAGACCGGGAGCCGACCCCGGTCCCGGGTGCGGCGACGTCGTCGACCGCGGCCGCGCCGCATCCTGATCAGGCGGCCGGTGTCGCGATTCCGCGTGGCCGGGTCGAGCACATCCTGGGGACTCTCGAGTATCGGGCCGACGAGTTGATGCGGACCACGAACATTCCGGGGATGGCGGTCGCTGTCGTCTACGACGGTGAGGTGGTGTTCCAGAAGGGTTTCGGGGTGCGGGATGTGGACGGTAAGCAGTCGGTGGACCCGGAGACGGTGTTCCAGCTGGCCTCGCTGTCCAAACCGGTGGCGGCGACGGTGGTCGCGCGGCAGGTCGAGGCGGGCGTGGTCGGGTGGGATACGCCGGTGCGGGAGCCGGAGCCGTCGTTCGGGTTGAGTGACCCCTATGTGAGCGACCACGTGACCGTCGGGGATCTGTTCGCGCATCGCTCTGGTCTGCCCGAACATGCCGGTGACAAGCTCGAAGATCTGGGGTTCGACCGGAATCAGATCCTGGGTCGGCTGCGGATGCTGCCGTTGGCCCCGTTTCGTGATTCGTACGGGTACACGAATTTCGGGCTCACCGCGGCCGCGATCGCGGTGGCGGACGCGGCGAAACAGCGTTGGTCGGCGCTGTCGGAGGAGAGCATCTACCGGCCGCTGGGGATGAACTCGACGAGTTCGCGGTATGCCGATTTCCTGGCCGTGGGCGATCGGGCTGCGGGGCATGTACTGGTGGACGGACAGTATCGGCGGGCCGACCCGGGGCGGCAGCCCGATGCCCAGTCCCCCGCCGGTGGTGTCAGTTCGTCGGTATCGGATATGGCCCGGTGGATGACGATGGTTCTGGCGGACGGGTCCTACGACGGGAAGCAGTTGGTGGCGCCGGATGCGCTGTTGCCGGCGGTGTCCCCGCAGGCGGTGTCGTCGCCGCCGTCGGCGCCGGATGCGCGGACGGGTGATTACGGGTTCGGGTTCAATGTGGGGACGTCGGCCGCGGGGCGGGTGGTGCTGAGCCATTCGGGGGCGTTCGATCAGGGTGCGGCGACCGCGGTCACGATGATTCCGTCTGCGGATGTGGGGATCGTGACGTTGACCAATGCCGCACCGATCGGTGTGCCGGAGACGTTGAATGCCGAGTTCGCGGATCTGGTGCAGTTCGGTGAGGTGCGGCAGGACTGGTGGGACCTGTACTCGGATGCGTTCGAGCAGTTGAACGCGCCGGTCGGCGAGCTGGTGGGTGCGGCCCCGCCGCCGGCTCCCGCGCCGGCGGGGCCGTTGGAGGGTTACGCGGGCAGCTACGGGAACGACTATTTCGGTCCGGCGACCGTGTCGGTGGAGGGGGACGCGTTGCTGTTGACGATGGGGCCGCGTAATGTCCCGATGCCGTTACGGCATCGGGACGGTGACACGTTCGTGTTCTCCCCGGTCGGGGAGAGCGCGAATCCGGGCAGTATCTCGCAGGCCCGGTTCGACGGTGACCGGTTGTGGCTGGAGTTCTACGATTCCGAGGGTTTCGGTACGTTCGTGCGCTGA
- a CDS encoding VOC family protein — protein MVVPVSDLGSAKSTYTALFGAPHTDEPYYVGYSVDGFEVGLNPQGDMADGPVVFTDVDDVDSVRTALLATGATERSAPREVAPGVRVCVLADSDGNRFGLRGK, from the coding sequence GTGGTTGTTCCTGTGTCCGATCTGGGGTCCGCGAAATCGACCTACACCGCGCTGTTCGGCGCCCCGCACACAGATGAGCCGTATTACGTCGGCTATTCCGTCGACGGGTTCGAGGTCGGCTTGAATCCCCAGGGCGATATGGCGGATGGGCCGGTGGTGTTCACCGATGTCGACGATGTGGACTCGGTCCGCACAGCCCTGCTCGCCACCGGCGCGACCGAGCGTTCCGCACCACGCGAAGTCGCACCGGGTGTGCGGGTATGCGTACTGGCGGACTCTGACGGGAATCGGTTCGGCCTCAGGGGCAAGTAG